TCGTCCCTACCCGTTTCTTGCTCGCACGCTCGACGAATTTGACGATAAAACGTTCGCGTTCGCCATTAGACTAATAGGCGAAATTGCCGTTATCCGATGACTTACGGTCAAGTAGGGAGATCATTAAAGCTcgtgaaaaattctttaatcttCTCTTTGCGAAACACTTTGACGTCGACGCGGCTACATCGGATAGAATTGAAAATACTTTTGTACGAAAGAAGAGGTTATTGTTCGTTAACGGAATCATTTACAAAGATTCGTTCGAACTAATGTATTTGATTGTTCGATCGCGGATCGCGATTACTAACGAGATAGatcattaaaatgataatcgaCGAGTAAAAATACTTAGGTATGTGCTCGAGAAACGAGCAAACGAAAACGTTGGCAGCGTTTGGCCACCTAAGGATCAGTCGACATTCGTGTAGATGATATTATCTAGGGTGAGAGCTAAGAGATAATGACCGAAGGAATCGTCATTAGCGCCGGCCAAGGCGAACGCCGTTTATTTACGTATAGGCGAGATCAGTGTCGTCAGATCTCACGAAATCGTCGTGTCGTACGTGCGTCGATAGCCGACGATCTTCGACGATCTCCGACGATCTTCGACGATCTTCGACGATCCTCTAAACTTCGTGCTTAACGTTTTCGCTAGAGTTTACGCATTGGGCGACCAAAGATCTCggaaaatttcttctcttcttcgaacCTGTCGGTGAGTGTCAGCTCGTAAGAAATCTCCTCTTGacgttatctcttttatttcaaatcttttcccttacatatattttctcttccccTCGTGACAAACGATAACGTTTGTATTCATTATCGTCGTCTTTCCGATTTCAGATATTCAGTTTAGGAACGAATCGGTCGATCCACTATGTCAGTTGACATTAAACTTTCGAGAAACGATGCTCAACCTTGGGGCCTTCGCCTTTCCGGAGGAGTGGATTTCAGTTTTCCTTTGACAGTCGTCAGGGTATGATTTAATGGACGAGCGTACAATTTTTAGTTGCCACGCAAGTCCaggttctttctttcgttgtaTCGATGCAACGTGGATGATTATTTTGTCAAGTACGACGAGcctatttttcatatttcaacgTTTATGCGAAAAGATAATTAGTTGATCGAACTCTACAGCAGAGTATTGATATCTCGCACGATCCACGATCGTTCTAATACCCGTACGATGAAATAGTTATGCCACAGTTGCGGTGCTCGTCCCTAAACAACCAACGAGAAAGGGCGAGACGAagggagagtaaaaaaaaatccttctttaatacgtttaatatattaaatctcGGATCGTAACGCGACGTTTGTACTTTTTGTTGCGAAAGGTAACGATCGGAGGGTTGGCCGATAAAGCTGGCTTACGAGCGGGTGACGTGGTGATCAAATTGAATGGAGAACCTATGCATCAGCTGACACATGCCGACGCTCACAATAGACTTGTCAATGCTGGCAACGATTTCGAGCTGACCGTCGCACGAGATCGTATAATCCGTAACGTTCCCCAACAGTAGAACCATCTTTCACCGTTCCCTTGTAtccctctttcctcctttccttccCTTCAATTTTCACGATCGCAttgtacgaaagaaataaacgcaTATTTGAAATAAGATCGTTCCAAATATTTCGCTAGACGAAACGACGGCTTAATAGTTCTCAccgagtagaagaagaagaagaagaagaagaagaagaagaagaagaagaagttgttTATCGAGGCATGCTCGCGCGGCATCTGGCAACGCTAATCAAGGTCCGTTCGGACGAGCTTGTGACATTCTTGTTTCGCCCGACGTGCGCTCGATTGACCTACATCGTGCGGCACACAATTTGTCAACTATCGATCCTAACTCGAAACGATCGCGTCGTGCCTGGCAACGACAACGGCGTGCTTTTCGACCGCTCTCTCGTCccttccctcttctcttcgaCTCGTCGACCACTCGAGCGAACCTTTTTAAGATCCAATTAGTTGATCCACTTTGAACGACAAGAAGCAAGCGTTAAGTGCACCTTATCCGCAAACCTCGATGCCCCTTCCCTCTTTCCAAAGAAAATCGTCCGTTCTCGAGAAGCCCGCTCGTAGGTCttcgtttcgatcgaataatgGAGATGGGAGACAAAAGGGCAGCGTTTATATCGACAATCGCGATATTAACATTATCGCGAATAATGTTATTGCGATATTGGCAGATTAGACGAGTTTTTTGCGGGAAGACGAATTTtctcaactttttctttcatttcttttcttttctcttctctttttttcttttttgttttatcaacGAAATCCCACCGTCGCTCCTTATCCTCTCGTAATCTCTCTCCGTAAGAAGAGAGCCAAATTGCAATCTgagtttcttcgatcgataaatagtATCTATCGATCATCCTCGTACTTGCGTCGTTGAAACCTTGGGCATGGgcagaaaaacgaaacgacaGTTGTTCGCGTGTATCGCACATAActtagttttcttttaatatattagatatcgTTCGTATAATATATGACTTTCGTGCTACCGTTAAGCGTGGCGCGATAAACGATCGTGTGTGTGTACCGTGTGTCGCATGCCTTTCGCATCGTCTCGTATCAATAatttacagaaaaattatacaatacaACATCCCGTTTTCTACTCTTTCATTACGTCATAATGCGCGCTCGATTACACTCACACAACGCATCTTCTTCCAAATATgacatatttcttatttctttttctttattctcgcCGTGTCGCGATCGGCGAGAGAGGGACAAAGGTTTTgggatcgataataaaaagaaaggacattTTCGTAGATGCAAGAGGAacacgtagaaaaagaaaaacgctaACTAAGACTATAACGTATTCGTATAAGTAATAACGCTCACACACGTAGGCGCATCTCTCTAACTAATATTTTCATCGACTCTTGAAGTTTCGTCCcctttgaaaaattcgatttaacaCCTGTCGCAAACGAAAGATGATAACCGTTGGTCcttacgatcgatcggtcgtaTACGATCATTCCATATCTTTCGCAGAGTCTCTTTGAGGTGTGCTTGGAAAGTCAACAAAAAATCGACGTTCCTTCTTTGATTTGACGCGGTCTTGTCTTCGATCCGTCAATTATATCGAATTGTATCGAGTTATATCGAACTCGAAAGGTTACAAGaattatacatagatacgatAGGATAAACTTATCAGATCCTTGAGCCCGATTATTccagatattattttattattattactattattattattgttattattattatcactatttaatattatcaatattattaatattattattaatattatcattattattatcattattattattattattgttattattattactatcatatctattatcatcatcattatcatcatcatcattagtatttattaattttgacaAGCTTATGGAGAATGATATGTTCGATTTACACGTGACACACTCCGTTggttctctttctacttcttgcggaatttttttgttttaataatgctTGAACAATGATCGAAACATGATCATCGTAGGtttcatctttattttcaaatgacTTTCGAAAATTTACGATGGATTCTcgcaaatttatttcatacatgtttcctttccttttcttttctttgtttttaatacCATCTCTCACTCTGTCGAGTTTGCATTTATTCGTCACAAaccattttaataattttttcaaactaGAGAAAACTTTAaagattacattttttaaatcacatCCAATGCAAGTTATTATGGCGATACGATTAGAGACATGATGAGAATTTTTTAAAGCCTTATTGCAAAGGTAAGACTTTCCAAAAAGATAGCTATAGACGTATACATCTAACGTTATGTCTGATCATCGTCTTGATTCGGGTAATCGTCATTACTTATATTCGATCCAACATAAAAGATATACCATCGTGACTTAACAAATGTATgtgaggaaaaaggaaaaccgTGCTCTATATTCAAGGATCGAGACGTCTAAGAAGTACAATCCAGCCGCCAaaatttttcgagataaaaaaagagggaagcgaggaaaagagaagagaaaagagagacactGATTCTCTTTCGCCTTAGTCGAAGGATTCTAACTAACGGATATGAGAAGAGACGACAAGTACCGTTCTCGTCGTCGCTCTGCGATCGACctcgatatatgtaaatgtgcACTTTGGtatacgaatatacatacatacatacatacatacatacatacatacatacatacgtattcgTGTATATAATTACATGTGCACGcacgcgtacacacacacacacagacagacagacagacagacagacagacagacacacgCGCGTTCAGTGTCATTATGCACATCGCGTTTGCGTCCATTGGTTTTCCAAGAGATCCTTATAAATACAAACgagaggaaaaacgaaaacgatcCACGAACGATCTTTCGCGATCacatttcgtttctcttctttttttcctttttttctcgtatcaTCTTCTCCATCCTCTCTCGAAACATAGAAATATTGTCATAGTGTATATAGGTACAATACGGGTCAGGTACAAGAGTAGCATCTCAGGATCGATTTGtcttatatctttctcttttctctttcgaagagAGGACGAAGATCGTTCTTTTATCACGaaccttctttttatctcgcgAGTACgagaataattacaattttatttttatcgatccttACATTAGACAATGTTCGTTAATCGTAACGAACAGAGATATAAGcgattctttatcttttttgtttttctttttactcgcCGAAGAAATCACAAGAATAGGAAAGATTCTTTGACCgcaaaggagaagaaaaatgttgcggccatgaatgaaaatttctcGATAGATTTCTCGAAGCGGCAAACGAcaattttcgttcgttcgttcgttcgttcgttcgttcgttcgttcgttcgttccttcgtcaCTCTTGTCGATGATCGAAGCGCGAGGTACGATCCGTTGATCCATTTCTTTGAGGCATTAAACTTTAATCGCACGTGCACTGATGTATCAACGGCTATTGGTCCGCTTGTTCGTTGATctcttcgttgtcgtcgtcggaTGGCGTCGACGTCCTGTCGTGATTCGTGCAATTTTCTGTTTGGCACTTGGACTCCGCAATTTCTAACCAATGTCGCTTGTTGTTTCTGACACCTTCGACCAAGGGCTCCAATTTGTCCGATAGTAAAGCGAATGcctaaaaatattcttttgtaaATGTATGCCATTTCGGAAAGCACGGCGAGTATCGAGTATTTATAATCACATTTCTCAATTTAACGTATATCATCGAACTATGGGTTCGTACCTCGTATATGGGGAGGCAAATCGAATCGATGAAGCCAACTTGCATCATCGGCAACtgatcctctttctccctattcATAATATCCTGTAGCAAAGATCAAAGCCAATGATACAATTTCTCTCGCAAAAATCCTATCGTAGATAATTCTATCGTAGATATTGTATCGTAGAAATTCtcaagaacgaaaagaaaagatcctTACGATTGGCGTAATATTTAACGTCCGCCTTTCGATGTCGCCCTGTTCAAAAAATTCACTGCTGACCAACTCGGCCACTCTCTTCTCGACCTCCCAAGGTTTCGTGATGGCCGCCAAATCGCATACGGTCATCAACATACCACGCAAAAGTTCACGATGATCGCCGTATGCCCAATTATAGCCGCCACCTCGCGCCAAGCTGAAAAAGGCTcctctctttcgaaaatagACGGCAAGATCGGTCGATAGAATAGCCTCCTCGAGGACCTTGACCACTCGAGAATATTCCTCCGGTGAAAGATTCGACAAGATCTGATTACCCTGACTGCTCAGTATCATTAGACATTGATCGAAGTGGTGATGTTCCATCGTGGAAGTTGAATAAAGTTGCGCCAGCGGGGAAGAAGCCCTTGATAAACgacaaaagaatgaaaaaaaaaagaaaaaacacacgTGTAATCGTGCAtcatcgttcgaacgaattttaaatatttcatcgatttgatttattttatttttttaggtACGTACTTGATTTGAAAAGAATTGTTGGTACCGCGATGATCGAGATCGTGACAGAGACAGGCAATGATCAATGCGAGACATTCGATTTCACCGAAGACTTTCCACCACTGTGTGGCCTGTGtgcgaataaaaatacaaagttCCACAATCGAGCATAGAATACGGACGCGAATGTAATACGTAATTCCTAGTAATACGTAATACGTAATCGATCGACTCACAGTCAAAATGGCAAACATCATTTGAGCGACATTGAAGGCGTGTCTCCAATTGTGATAAGTTACGTTCCGATAGTTCTTCTTAACGCTGAGTAACCATCTACAAAGTACGTCGTAATCTATGTGAAAACGCTCGACAAAGTCCAGGTCGAGAAACATTCTTAAGCAAGCCGTGAGAGTCTCGTCGTCCTCCATATGTATGTCGTCGAATTTGAAGTCGTGTAATTGAAAGTGCGCCGAGGATGGCACTCTTAATCCCTGGAAGAATCGAAGACAACGAATTTACCAAAACGCTTTAATGAAATAACGCGCGAATAATCCAATAATATCGTCGATATAAAGTTAATCCAATATCGcgcaaaattcattttattgacCGTTATGGTATATGGATATTTCATGCGGGTATTGTCGGAACCAATCGGCCGAGCTAATCGGTCTATCGTTCGACGACAAAATTTCTTCcacctctttccttttaatccCTATAGCGAGAACCAAGTATACGCTGTGGGTATAGATATGTGCTTATAGAAGAAAATCCCTCGGAAGAACTAACCCTCAGCCTTTGAGCATCCTCCAAAGACGCCGACGCGTGGTAACTCAGTACTTCCAAAGTAACGCTTTGTTTGGCCATCGCTATCACAGCCTTCTCGTACCTGCGAAAGAAGGATCGTATAGGTAAGGTCCAAATTAatcgagaaatagaaaaacgcGGATGACTCGATAATAAACTCGACAATAAACTCGATAAATTCTATTTCACATACTGACATGTGCGTATTGTGTATCCCCATGCCGCAGAATATGGCGAACGCCTCGACGAAGTTCTCGTCgttttttgtaaaagaaagatcgtcgaatTTGTTGATGAGTTGTATAACGCCGATTATTTGTCCGGATGAATTCTTTATGGGCATACAGAGTATGGTGCGATGTCGAAAGCCCGTACCTTCGTCGACGGACGGATCGAATCTTGGATCTTCGTAGGCATTCGGTATACTGACCGTCTGAAAGAACGTATCGACCTGTACGATAATCGTTACCACCTCACGATTACGATATAATCCATTTATAATACATGTCCATGACgcaatgcatatatatatatttaagtaattTATTGAAAGCGCGTGTTATATTTGAAATCGATCCAAATCAAAACGTGGAACGTGCTTCAAATTCGATCGCGTCTAAAactattttattgtttcttggTAGATACGATTAAACTGTACGTATCATCAGCAaggcgaagaaaagaaaaactcaagGTGAACCATTCTTTAAGATCACTCGAGATTACTCGTCGTTCTACTAATGTTCGTGATTTTTCATAATTCGatgatggaaagagaaagtttaATCTCACCTCGCCTGTCGTCGCCACGTATCCGGTGATGCCGACGTTTATAGGAAATCTACTCTCGAACGGACTACGAAACGACAAAACGGCAACGTTAGATGTATGAATCTCGACCGTggtacatttttctttcttttgcttttcttttttttttttctttctttgctttcttttttttcgtctctttctccctattttttcctcttttctttctaatgtctttctttcacttttcgtAGCAATAGATATCGTAGTAACAgataagaacaagaacaagttTGGCCTTTGCTTACCTCGTACGAGAATCGGAATCTTCGCCCGTGAGATCGTTCGCCTCGAAGTCGAACACGCGAGAGAAGCTCCCCTTCGATGCCTTATGCACCAATAATACCTATCGACAGGACAAAGAGAAAACCGTTCGTTCCATTTTGACGATATCGACAACGAAACGTAGGAAAGGACtctcgaaatttttcaaatcgtacCTGAACGCGCTGACATTGTATCAACGATTGCGTGTGGGTTAAGATCCTCAGGACCATGTGTTCTATCGTACTCTGCTCCTCGAAGATCATTCTGGCTAGATCCAACAGCACCTGCGTCGAGCGACGTCcctttattaaatatacttgTGCGCGCGAAAATATTAAcgtaatattttcaagaattttcgATAGATCGAGCGAATGTTAGAAAATGCAACAGTTCGCCGTTGAAGAAGGTTCTTTCGTTCGCACAATACGTACTTGATTCCTCTTTACTTCCAACTGACTCTTCTCGTAAAGTTGGGCATTCCTCAGACCGATTCCGCAGAATTGCAAGTAACCGGCAAAGACCTTTTCATCCTGCGCCGTGAATTGCGCCTCTCCGCCGAGCTTGTTGATGACCTGGGCGACCCCGACGACGTCGCCGTTGCAATCCTTGATCGGCATACACAGCAACGCTCTCGTTCTGTACCCCGTAAGCGCGTCGATCTCACGATTAAACCTCGAATCCTTAACGAAACAAGCAATTACGTTCGATCCAATCGAGCGAACCGACGCAACTTTGTAAGATCGTTCGATTTCGAGCTAATTCGAAGCTAAAGATAGTAACCTTGTAAGCGTCTGGTATGTTGACAGGTTCTCCGCTTTCGGCGACGTAACCAACGATCCCGGTTCCCCAAGGTATCTTGATTTCGTCCTTCTTCTCCATCTCGAGGAGAGTCGATCTCGAGCAAACGTCGAAGAGCTTCGAGACGAGACACCTGCTCTTGGAATAGGTTTGACCGCAATCCTGGTTGCCGGACAGTCGGGAGGTTCCATTGTCGGTATTGTTAACGCTCGTCTCGTGATTTTGCAAGGAGGGTACGTGCCCGCCACCCCTCTCGCCTTGGACCAGGAACAACGAGCCGCGATCGGCGTGGAGCAAAGTGCTCACGTTCTGAAGGATCTTGTGGCACAAAGATCTGACGTCCAACTCGTTACAGATGTCCTTGACCTGTTGGGACATTCGAGCGACGACACGTAAAGAGGATATTTGAAGAGGATATGTCGTAAACCAAAGAGCGTACCGGATATCCAACGAGAAACGTACCAGCTCGAATATAAGATCCTTCTCGTCCAGATGCCTCAGCTCGTGCCTGGATCGTCTTTGGGGCCGAGCAGAATTAGTCGAGCCAACCGGCTGTCCGCCGGATTGATCCG
The nucleotide sequence above comes from Vespula vulgaris chromosome 16, iyVesVulg1.1, whole genome shotgun sequence. Encoded proteins:
- the LOC127069726 gene encoding dual 3',5'-cyclic-AMP and -GMP phosphodiesterase 11-like isoform X7, which gives rise to MTAETAAPCLQGVQGVQGVMAGQGMLQQVQDGKSTGSYYTSTTTVYDPEYARMEAWLDEHPDFVNDYFLRKVTRQTVDMWLVSHATPTSSSSSCMELSSPTHPGGGSSSSGRGASSGGSGATTPVRKISAHEFERGGLLKPIVNTIDGTPTFLSVSSGDADQSGGQPVGSTNSARPQRRSRHELRHLDEKDLIFELVKDICNELDVRSLCHKILQNVSTLLHADRGSLFLVQGERGGGHVPSLQNHETSVNNTDNGTSRLSGNQDCGQTYSKSRCLVSKLFDVCSRSTLLEMEKKDEIKIPWGTGIVGYVAESGEPVNIPDAYKDSRFNREIDALTGYRTRALLCMPIKDCNGDVVGVAQVINKLGGEAQFTAQDEKVFAGYLQFCGIGLRNAQLYEKSQLEVKRNQVLLDLARMIFEEQSTIEHMVLRILTHTQSLIQCQRVQVLLVHKASKGSFSRVFDFEANDLTGEDSDSRTSPFESRFPINVGITGYVATTGETVSIPNAYEDPRFDPSVDEGTGFRHRTILCMPIKNSSGQIIGVIQLINKFDDLSFTKNDENFVEAFAIFCGMGIHNTHMYEKAVIAMAKQSVTLEVLSYHASASLEDAQRLRGLRVPSSAHFQLHDFKFDDIHMEDDETLTACLRMFLDLDFVERFHIDYDVLCRWLLSVKKNYRNVTYHNWRHAFNVAQMMFAILTATQWWKVFGEIECLALIIACLCHDLDHRGTNNSFQIKASSPLAQLYSTSTMEHHHFDQCLMILSSQGNQILSNLSPEEYSRVVKVLEEAILSTDLAVYFRKRGAFFSLARGGGYNWAYGDHRELLRGMLMTVCDLAAITKPWEVEKRVAELVSSEFFEQGDIERRTLNITPIDIMNREKEDQLPMMQVGFIDSICLPIYEAFALLSDKLEPLVEGVRNNKRHWLEIAESKCQTENCTNHDRTSTPSDDDNEEINEQADQ
- the LOC127069726 gene encoding dual 3',5'-cyclic-AMP and -GMP phosphodiesterase 11-like isoform X3 — its product is MQSFPNAVKLAASGGKPSVAVAASAHPPVLWSSRRKPGLHLRSIEEPRMTAETAAPCLQGVQGVQGVMAGQGMLQQVQDGKSTGSYYTSTTTVYDPEYARMEAWLDEHPDFVNDYFLRKVTRQTVDMWLVSHATPTSSSSSCMELSSPTHPGGGSSSSGRGASSGGSGATTPVRKISAHEFERGGLLKPIVNTIDGTPTFLSVSSGDADQSGGQPVGSTNSARPQRRSRHELRHLDEKDLIFELVKDICNELDVRSLCHKILQNVSTLLHADRGSLFLVQGERGGGHVPSLQNHETSVNNTDNGTSRLSGNQDCGQTYSKSRCLVSKLFDVCSRSTLLEMEKKDEIKIPWGTGIVGYVAESGEPVNIPDAYKDSRFNREIDALTGYRTRALLCMPIKDCNGDVVGVAQVINKLGGEAQFTAQDEKVFAGYLQFCGIGLRNAQLYEKSQLEVKRNQVLLDLARMIFEEQSTIEHMVLRILTHTQSLIQCQRVQVLLVHKASKGSFSRVFDFEANDLTGEDSDSRTSPFESRFPINVGITGYVATTGETVSIPNAYEDPRFDPSVDEGTGFRHRTILCMPIKNSSGQIIGVIQLINKFDDLSFTKNDENFVEAFAIFCGMGIHNTHMYEKAVIAMAKQSVTLEVLSYHASASLEDAQRLRGLRVPSSAHFQLHDFKFDDIHMEDDETLTACLRMFLDLDFVERFHIDYDVLCRWLLSVKKNYRNVTYHNWRHAFNVAQMMFAILTATQWWKVFGEIECLALIIACLCHDLDHRGTNNSFQIKASSPLAQLYSTSTMEHHHFDQCLMILSSQGNQILSNLSPEEYSRVVKVLEEAILSTDLAVYFRKRGAFFSLARGGGYNWAYGDHRELLRGMLMTVCDLAAITKPWEVEKRVAELVSSEFFEQGDIERRTLNITPIDIMNREKEDQLPMMQVGFIDSICLPIYEAFALLSDKLEPLVEGVRNNKRHWLEIAESKCQTENCTNHDRTSTPSDDDNEEINEQADQ
- the LOC127069726 gene encoding dual 3',5'-cyclic-AMP and -GMP phosphodiesterase 11-like isoform X4, whose amino-acid sequence is MMSFPNAVKLAASGGKPSVAVAASAHPPVLWSSRRKPGLHLRSIEEPRMTAETAAPCLQGVQGVQGVMAGQGMLQQVQDGKSTGSYYTSTTTVYDPEYARMEAWLDEHPDFVNDYFLRKVTRQTVDMWLVSHATPTSSSSSCMELSSPTHPGGGSSSSGRGASSGGSGATTPVRKISAHEFERGGLLKPIVNTIDGTPTFLSVSSGDADQSGGQPVGSTNSARPQRRSRHELRHLDEKDLIFELVKDICNELDVRSLCHKILQNVSTLLHADRGSLFLVQGERGGGHVPSLQNHETSVNNTDNGTSRLSGNQDCGQTYSKSRCLVSKLFDVCSRSTLLEMEKKDEIKIPWGTGIVGYVAESGEPVNIPDAYKDSRFNREIDALTGYRTRALLCMPIKDCNGDVVGVAQVINKLGGEAQFTAQDEKVFAGYLQFCGIGLRNAQLYEKSQLEVKRNQVLLDLARMIFEEQSTIEHMVLRILTHTQSLIQCQRVQVLLVHKASKGSFSRVFDFEANDLTGEDSDSRTSPFESRFPINVGITGYVATTGETVSIPNAYEDPRFDPSVDEGTGFRHRTILCMPIKNSSGQIIGVIQLINKFDDLSFTKNDENFVEAFAIFCGMGIHNTHMYEKAVIAMAKQSVTLEVLSYHASASLEDAQRLRGLRVPSSAHFQLHDFKFDDIHMEDDETLTACLRMFLDLDFVERFHIDYDVLCRWLLSVKKNYRNVTYHNWRHAFNVAQMMFAILTATQWWKVFGEIECLALIIACLCHDLDHRGTNNSFQIKASSPLAQLYSTSTMEHHHFDQCLMILSSQGNQILSNLSPEEYSRVVKVLEEAILSTDLAVYFRKRGAFFSLARGGGYNWAYGDHRELLRGMLMTVCDLAAITKPWEVEKRVAELVSSEFFEQGDIERRTLNITPIDIMNREKEDQLPMMQVGFIDSICLPIYEAFALLSDKLEPLVEGVRNNKRHWLEIAESKCQTENCTNHDRTSTPSDDDNEEINEQADQ
- the LOC127069726 gene encoding dual 3',5'-cyclic-AMP and -GMP phosphodiesterase 11-like isoform X5, with the translated sequence MQLKKAMLKIFDQCKCLHLRSIEEPRMTAETAAPCLQGVQGVQGVMAGQGMLQQVQDGKSTGSYYTSTTTVYDPEYARMEAWLDEHPDFVNDYFLRKVTRQTVDMWLVSHATPTSSSSSCMELSSPTHPGGGSSSSGRGASSGGSGATTPVRKISAHEFERGGLLKPIVNTIDGTPTFLSVSSGDADQSGGQPVGSTNSARPQRRSRHELRHLDEKDLIFELVKDICNELDVRSLCHKILQNVSTLLHADRGSLFLVQGERGGGHVPSLQNHETSVNNTDNGTSRLSGNQDCGQTYSKSRCLVSKLFDVCSRSTLLEMEKKDEIKIPWGTGIVGYVAESGEPVNIPDAYKDSRFNREIDALTGYRTRALLCMPIKDCNGDVVGVAQVINKLGGEAQFTAQDEKVFAGYLQFCGIGLRNAQLYEKSQLEVKRNQVLLDLARMIFEEQSTIEHMVLRILTHTQSLIQCQRVQVLLVHKASKGSFSRVFDFEANDLTGEDSDSRTSPFESRFPINVGITGYVATTGETVSIPNAYEDPRFDPSVDEGTGFRHRTILCMPIKNSSGQIIGVIQLINKFDDLSFTKNDENFVEAFAIFCGMGIHNTHMYEKAVIAMAKQSVTLEVLSYHASASLEDAQRLRGLRVPSSAHFQLHDFKFDDIHMEDDETLTACLRMFLDLDFVERFHIDYDVLCRWLLSVKKNYRNVTYHNWRHAFNVAQMMFAILTATQWWKVFGEIECLALIIACLCHDLDHRGTNNSFQIKASSPLAQLYSTSTMEHHHFDQCLMILSSQGNQILSNLSPEEYSRVVKVLEEAILSTDLAVYFRKRGAFFSLARGGGYNWAYGDHRELLRGMLMTVCDLAAITKPWEVEKRVAELVSSEFFEQGDIERRTLNITPIDIMNREKEDQLPMMQVGFIDSICLPIYEAFALLSDKLEPLVEGVRNNKRHWLEIAESKCQTENCTNHDRTSTPSDDDNEEINEQADQ
- the LOC127069726 gene encoding dual 3',5'-cyclic-AMP and -GMP phosphodiesterase 11-like isoform X6; the encoded protein is MQLKKAMLKIFDQCLHLRSIEEPRMTAETAAPCLQGVQGVQGVMAGQGMLQQVQDGKSTGSYYTSTTTVYDPEYARMEAWLDEHPDFVNDYFLRKVTRQTVDMWLVSHATPTSSSSSCMELSSPTHPGGGSSSSGRGASSGGSGATTPVRKISAHEFERGGLLKPIVNTIDGTPTFLSVSSGDADQSGGQPVGSTNSARPQRRSRHELRHLDEKDLIFELVKDICNELDVRSLCHKILQNVSTLLHADRGSLFLVQGERGGGHVPSLQNHETSVNNTDNGTSRLSGNQDCGQTYSKSRCLVSKLFDVCSRSTLLEMEKKDEIKIPWGTGIVGYVAESGEPVNIPDAYKDSRFNREIDALTGYRTRALLCMPIKDCNGDVVGVAQVINKLGGEAQFTAQDEKVFAGYLQFCGIGLRNAQLYEKSQLEVKRNQVLLDLARMIFEEQSTIEHMVLRILTHTQSLIQCQRVQVLLVHKASKGSFSRVFDFEANDLTGEDSDSRTSPFESRFPINVGITGYVATTGETVSIPNAYEDPRFDPSVDEGTGFRHRTILCMPIKNSSGQIIGVIQLINKFDDLSFTKNDENFVEAFAIFCGMGIHNTHMYEKAVIAMAKQSVTLEVLSYHASASLEDAQRLRGLRVPSSAHFQLHDFKFDDIHMEDDETLTACLRMFLDLDFVERFHIDYDVLCRWLLSVKKNYRNVTYHNWRHAFNVAQMMFAILTATQWWKVFGEIECLALIIACLCHDLDHRGTNNSFQIKASSPLAQLYSTSTMEHHHFDQCLMILSSQGNQILSNLSPEEYSRVVKVLEEAILSTDLAVYFRKRGAFFSLARGGGYNWAYGDHRELLRGMLMTVCDLAAITKPWEVEKRVAELVSSEFFEQGDIERRTLNITPIDIMNREKEDQLPMMQVGFIDSICLPIYEAFALLSDKLEPLVEGVRNNKRHWLEIAESKCQTENCTNHDRTSTPSDDDNEEINEQADQ